The nucleotide window TCAGTCCCCTTGGCATGAAACACACTTTCGTTTACACACCCACCGATAGCGGACGGGTGATGATGTCTTATAAACCATCGGGCGTCATATGGGACCAGGATATTTTTGATCATACTTACGGCGACAAAAATATTTATAGTACACCCCGCGATATGATGAAATGGGATGCCGCTTTATACAATGATGCATTCATCAGGCAAAGCCTGCTGGACTCTGCCTACCAACCGCTTAGTAACGAAACGCCGTCTACACACAACTATGGCCTGGGCTGGCGTTTATTAAACCTGCCCAATGGCAAAAAAGTGATTTATCACAATGGTAAATGGCATGGATTCAGCCCGGCTTTTGCCAGGCTAACTGACGAAAAAGCCGTGATCATTATTCTGGGCAACCAGTATAATACTAATATTTATAAAGCAGCCAAACTGGCTTATAATGTATTTGGAGATTACATGCAAAATGATACACAGGCGGAAGAAGAGCCCACTATTACACCTCAGCCGGTAGCCGTGCAAAAGAAAAAGCCTGTATCACCACCGCCGGCTAAAATTGTAAAAGAGGCTCCCCAAAAAAACAACAAGATAAAAGCAGCCACCAGACCTAAAGTTGTAGCAAAGCCAAAAACAACACCCAAAGCAAAAGCGCCCGCTACGAAACCTGCAGCTAAAACTACTAAAGTTGTGAAGCCAGCCACTAAAAAACAAACGACTACCACATTAAAAAAGACCGAACCGGTCAAAAAGAAAAAAAGCTAGTTAAGCAGGATGGTCTCATAAGCATTAGAGCGCTTTATTTATCTTTAATGCTCAACTATAGGCCATGAAATTACTCAATGCATCTCAAATAAGGGAATGGGACCAGTATACTATCCAAGACGAGCCCATCAGCTCCATTGATCTTATGGAAAGAGCCGCAAGGGCTTGCCGGGATTGGATTAGAAGGCAGTTTCCGACACATTCCTTTGACATCTTCTGCTGCACGGGCAATAATGGCGGAGACGGCCTGGCTATTGCGAGACTATTGATGCTGATGCGGATTCCTGTGAAAGTATTTATAGTAAACGCGGCCGGCAA belongs to Niabella yanshanensis and includes:
- a CDS encoding serine hydrolase domain-containing protein — its product is MRRFIVFVGLAFILIACKSGSSSPTLSKEDSTALGIALPAPEKLKEGELVLYQTKLNELFDKQLINRNFNGAILVAKGGNILYEKYVGFTDPKAKITPITDSSSFHLASTSKPFTGVTILKLVQQGKVHLTDDLAQYFPGFPYPGVTVKDLLSHRSGLPNYLYIMEDKEKWPAQKMVTNNDVLNFLIQYKPALSYRTGARFSYCNTNYVLLALIIEKVTGTPYPQYLSENIFSPLGMKHTFVYTPTDSGRVMMSYKPSGVIWDQDIFDHTYGDKNIYSTPRDMMKWDAALYNDAFIRQSLLDSAYQPLSNETPSTHNYGLGWRLLNLPNGKKVIYHNGKWHGFSPAFARLTDEKAVIIILGNQYNTNIYKAAKLAYNVFGDYMQNDTQAEEEPTITPQPVAVQKKKPVSPPPAKIVKEAPQKNNKIKAATRPKVVAKPKTTPKAKAPATKPAAKTTKVVKPATKKQTTTTLKKTEPVKKKKS